The genome window AGTATTGTTCGTGATGTATTACGAAATGGCGGAGATATTTCGCCATTAGTCCCAGATTCTGTTTTAAATAAGAAGTAAAAAATACTTTATTTTGAAATACGTACTTTTGCATCATAATTTCTATAAAAGCCATAATTTACATGCAAAAAGTACTTAATCTCTTCGATTTTAAACAAAAAGTAGATTATAAAATCGAAATATTAGCAGGATTAACGGTTGCTATGACCATGATTCCTGAATCGTTGTCTTTTGCAATTTTAGCAGGCTTCCCTCCTCTTGTTGGTTTATACGGTGCTTTTATAATGGGATTGATTACCGCTATTTTTGGAGGTCGCCCAGGCTTGATTTCTGGTGGTGCTGGTGCAACAGTCGTTGTTCTTATCGCTTTAATGCAATCGCATGGTTTGGAATATGTTTTTGGAGCCATAGCTTTAGCCGGAGTCATTCAAATCTTAGTAGGATTGTTTAAATTGGGTAAATTTATTCGTTTGGTTCCCAATCCTGTAATGTATGGTTTCGTAAACGGACTTGCGGTTGTTATTTTCATGTCGCAATTTGAACAATTCAAACAAGTTACCAACGGAACTTCTGAATGGCTTTCAGGAACACCTTTGTTCACTATGGCAGCTTTAGTAGCTTTAACAATAGCAATTATTTTAATTTTTCCTAAAATCACAAAGGCAATTCCGGCTTCATTAGTTGCTATTATTGTTGTTTTTGCATTAGTAATTGGTTTTAATATCGAAACAAAACAAGTGGCCGATATTGCTTCTATTAGTGGTTCTTTACCTCCATTTCATATTCCTGAAATTCCAATTACTTGGGAAACCTTTCTAATTATTTTACCATATGGAGCCATTATGGCCGCTGTAGGATTAACCGAAGGTTTACTAACTCTGAATTTAGTTGATGAAATTACAGCTAGTAAAGGAAATAGTAATCGCGAATGTTTAGCGCAAGGAACAGCTAATATTGCTAACGGTTTTTTCTTTGGAATGGGAGGTTGTCCAATGATTGCACAAACATTAGTGAATCTATCTGCTGGTTCGCGTGCTCGTTTATCTGGAATTGTAGCCGCATTAACAATCTTAATCATCATTTTAGTTGGTGCGCCAATTATCGAATTGGTTCCACTAGCAGCATTAACAGGCGTTATGATTATGGTTGCCATTGGAACTTTTGAATGGGCAAGTTTTAAAGCGTTTACCAAAATGCCAAAATCAGATATTTTTGTAATGGTTGTGGTAACCTTAATTACCATTTTTATGCACAATTTAGCCTTAGCTGTTTTAATTGGAGTTATTATTTCGGCTTTAGTTTTTGCTTGGGAAAGTGCAAAACGTATTCGCGCTCGAAAATATATTGATGAAAATGGAGTTAAACACTATGAATT of Flavobacterium channae contains these proteins:
- a CDS encoding SulP family inorganic anion transporter codes for the protein MQKVLNLFDFKQKVDYKIEILAGLTVAMTMIPESLSFAILAGFPPLVGLYGAFIMGLITAIFGGRPGLISGGAGATVVVLIALMQSHGLEYVFGAIALAGVIQILVGLFKLGKFIRLVPNPVMYGFVNGLAVVIFMSQFEQFKQVTNGTSEWLSGTPLFTMAALVALTIAIILIFPKITKAIPASLVAIIVVFALVIGFNIETKQVADIASISGSLPPFHIPEIPITWETFLIILPYGAIMAAVGLTEGLLTLNLVDEITASKGNSNRECLAQGTANIANGFFFGMGGCPMIAQTLVNLSAGSRARLSGIVAALTILIIILVGAPIIELVPLAALTGVMIMVAIGTFEWASFKAFTKMPKSDIFVMVVVTLITIFMHNLALAVLIGVIISALVFAWESAKRIRARKYIDENGVKHYELYGPLFFGSTTAFAEKFDINNDPNEIIIDFTESRISDMSAIDAVNKITERYAALGKKVHLRHLSADCVELLKNAEAIIDVNIMEDPLYKVAVEKV